The segment CTCCACCACCAGGGCGAGCGACGACAGCCGCTCCGCCAGCCGGTCGGCAGCTCCGTCGGGGCGGAGTCCGGCGAGCACCTGGGCGGCTGCCCGGCGCAGCGGGTCCGACGTGATCCGGGCCAGGGGATCCGCCGTGCCCACCGGCTGCGGAGGGGCGGGGATGTCGGACATCCGCTCGGTCGGAAGCTGAGCCCGGGCCGGCCGCTCAGCTCGCCTTGATCACGGTGTCGCGCTGCAGCCCGTGCTTCTCCATCAGGCGGTACAGCGTGGTGCGGTCGACGCCCGCGATCTTCGCCGCCTTGGACATGTTGGCACCCACCCGGTCCACCAGCGCCCCCAGGTACACCCGCTCGAAGTCGGCGAGGACCCGCTCGCGGGCGCTGTGGTACGGCTCGTCGAGCCCGCGGAACAGGGTGGCCTTCGGCTCCCTGGGGCCCGGGTCCACGTCCCGGAAGGGGATGTCGTCCGGCTGCACCACGGAGCCGGGCTCCACCAGCACCACGGTGTGCTCCACCACGTTCTGCAGCTCGCGGACGTTGCCGCGCCACTCCCGCGCCTGCAGCGAGGCGATGGCGGCCTGGCTCAGCTTGGGGACCGGCGTCCTTGCGTCGCGGTGCCGCTTCCAGTAGTAGCTCAGGAAGTGCTCGGCGAGGAGCGAGATGTCCTCCGGCCGCTCGCGCAGCGGCGGCAGGGTGATGGGCACCACGCTCAACCGGTAGAAGAGGTCCTTGCGGAGGACGCCCTCCTGCGTCGCCTCCAGCGGGTCGCGGTTGGTCGCGGCGATGAAGCGGACGTTGACCACCGCGTCCACTCCCTCGCTCCCCACCCGCCGTACGATCCCGTCCTGGATCACCCGGAGGAACTTGGCCTGGATCGTCTGCGACATCTCCGTCAGCTCGTCCAGGAAGAACGTGCCGCCGTTGGCGATCTCCAGGAGCCCCATCTTGTCCTTGATGGCCCCGGTGAACGCCCCCTTGCAGTGCCCGAACATCTCCGACTCTAGGAGCGTCTCCGGGAGCGCGGCGCAGTTGATGGCCACCATGGGGCGGGAGGTGCGGTGGCTCTGGGAATGGATGAACTGCGCGATCATCTCCTTCCCGGTGCCGCTCTCGCCGCTGATGAACACGGAGGCGTCGGT is part of the Longimicrobiaceae bacterium genome and harbors:
- a CDS encoding sigma-54 dependent transcriptional regulator translates to MSAEAHVSTPGPQGFRLPQGEVPGSEEDGKAGISILVVDDEHTLRESCASVLRLEGYNVSICSRGAEAIDLLKRRAFDVVLIDLYLDDVPGTEVLSVCLQASPQTRAIIMTGNPSVDSSVEVTRMGAWDYLPKPFSATHLQILIGRASHAVLNDRHTSALAEREMAAEHQGPVGGPLLLGRSPTFCRAVELARRVARTDASVFISGESGTGKEMIAQFIHSQSHRTSRPMVAINCAALPETLLESEMFGHCKGAFTGAIKDKMGLLEIANGGTFFLDELTEMSQTIQAKFLRVIQDGIVRRVGSEGVDAVVNVRFIAATNRDPLEATQEGVLRKDLFYRLSVVPITLPPLRERPEDISLLAEHFLSYYWKRHRDARTPVPKLSQAAIASLQAREWRGNVRELQNVVEHTVVLVEPGSVVQPDDIPFRDVDPGPREPKATLFRGLDEPYHSARERVLADFERVYLGALVDRVGANMSKAAKIAGVDRTTLYRLMEKHGLQRDTVIKAS